From bacterium, one genomic window encodes:
- a CDS encoding carboxypeptidase-like regulatory domain-containing protein, with product MRPRSPRIARGAWVVLLALPSLAAGLAFAAGPSAPLTASTAVESEGRRIAGVTLDQSGQALAGVEVRVAALGVAPLRVLKVLSDENGRFSFPALAPGAYRLVAVKGGYAVMVGQLNTALQETL from the coding sequence ATGCGCCCTCGATCGCCGCGCATCGCGCGCGGCGCTTGGGTCGTCCTGCTGGCGTTGCCGTCGCTGGCGGCGGGGCTCGCCTTCGCCGCCGGTCCTTCCGCGCCCCTCACCGCCTCGACCGCCGTCGAGTCCGAGGGACGTCGGATCGCGGGCGTGACGCTCGACCAGAGCGGGCAGGCGCTCGCCGGGGTCGAGGTCCGCGTCGCCGCGCTCGGCGTCGCGCCGCTCCGCGTGCTGAAGGTCCTCAGCGACGAAAACGGCCGCTTCAGCTTCCCGGCGCTCGCGCCGGGCGCCTACCGCCTCGTCGCCGTCAAGGGCGGCTACGCGGTGATGGTGGGACAGCTCAACACCGCGCTTCAGGAAACGCT